In Longimicrobium sp., the sequence CCTGCCCCGGCGTGAGGGGCACCCGTTCGTCGCTCACGCAGCCGTCTCCGTTCGTGGTCCGGCCGCCGCGGTCGCGAAAACCGCGCCGGAGGGTGCGGAAGTGCGTGAGTGCGGGAGTGCGGGAGCGCGGGAGTGCGCCGCCATCGTGTGCCGGGCTTCCGGCGCGCTTCGGCTACCTCGCGCCCTCCCCCGATGTTTCACACGCCGGCCAGCTCGGGCTCGGCGATCTGCTGGAGGACCGCCTCCACCAGCTCGGGCGCGAGGCGCTGCTCGCGCGACAGGATATCGGCGGCGGAGACGACGCCGACCAGGCGACCGGCGTCCACCACCAGCACGCGGCGCACGCGGTGGCGGGCCATGCGGTGCATCACCTCGGCCAGCGGCGTGTCGGGCGCCACGGCCACCAGCGGCCCGCGCGACATCACCTGCGCGCAGGTGCACGAGGTCAGGTGCCCGGCCGCCACGTGCCGCACCACGATGTCGCGGTCGGTGATGACCCCCACGGGGCGCATCTCCTCGCGGCTGCCCACCACCGGCACCATCCCCACCTCCAGGTCGCGCATGGCGACGGCGGCGCGGAGGAGCGGGTCTCCGGGCGTGACCGCCACCGGGTCGCGGCTCATCAGGTCTCGCGCGTTCATCGGGCCTCCTCCCGCGCCGCCCGCGCGGCGCCGTGAAAGGGCCGCCGGGCCCAGTGGATTGGGAGGGGCCCGGCGGCGGGCGACTGCGCCACGGCACGATGCCGCGGGTGCAAGACGGCGGCGACACGTTCCGCCGCCTGCCTCCGCATGATGCGCCTCCGCCGCCGCGCCGGGCGTCCGGTTCCGCTCGCCCGCCGCTGTCCGGACTTTGCGGACGGACCGTGCCGGACGAGGGGATCGCACGCGCGGGAACGACGAACCCCGCGAAGCTGTTGCGGCTACGCGGGGTGTTTTCTGCAGATCGACGCGCCTGCTCAGCGCATCGAGGCCAGGAGATCAGACACGGTCTGGGTCTCGGGATCGAACGTGCGTAGCCCCTCCCGCGCGGCAATCCTGCGCAGTGCAGCGTCGACCACCGCGAACACGACCGGCCGCGGATGCGAAGCAGCTTTCACGTCCAGCGCGCAGGCAAGGTGCAGGATGTCGAGCGCGCCGACGCCGGCTTTGCGGTGCGTTTCGATCAGAGCACGCGCGTTCGTGCGGATCCGCTGCTCCACGAGCACCTCCACGAAGTTGCCGGAATAGTCCTTGTGGAATTCTCCACGCGCGGAGCGGTACTCCGAGGCGGAGAACGTGCCGGTACGGAGCAGCTTGGCGAACACGGAAAGCGTCTCCAGGGCGACGAAGTCGGAAACCGCGGCGCGCCGGGAAGGCACGGCCTTGAGCGCCGCCTGCGCGGTGGCACTCCCGGGTTCCGTGGCGTA encodes:
- a CDS encoding CBS domain-containing protein, with the protein product MNARDLMSRDPVAVTPGDPLLRAAVAMRDLEVGMVPVVGSREEMRPVGVITDRDIVVRHVAAGHLTSCTCAQVMSRGPLVAVAPDTPLAEVMHRMARHRVRRVLVVDAGRLVGVVSAADILSREQRLAPELVEAVLQQIAEPELAGV
- a CDS encoding type II toxin-antitoxin system VapC family toxin, with protein sequence MFWDTSALIKAYATEPGSATAQAALKAVPSRRAAVSDFVALETLSVFAKLLRTGTFSASEYRSARGEFHKDYSGNFVEVLVEQRIRTNARALIETHRKAGVGALDILHLACALDVKAASHPRPVVFAVVDAALRRIAAREGLRTFDPETQTVSDLLASMR